From a single Sphingobium sp. genomic region:
- a CDS encoding tRNA (guanine(46)-N(7))-methyltransferase TrmB, producing MTAHKPGDPTTLNRLYGRSKGKKLRAHQQELIDNLLPQIAVPDEGPVTAESLFGYERPLHFEIGFGGGEHMAYRADMLPDHGFIGCEPFENGVAQALSQIENYNDFGPLPNIRIHMGDALEVLARIPDGALSFVYLLHPDPWPKARHAKRRMMNDGPVKLIASKLRPGGEFRFGTDHAIYLRHALMVMQRHRHQFDWLCEKSTDFLVRPGGWPETRYEAKARNVYGHEVWYFRYRRKE from the coding sequence ATGACAGCCCATAAACCCGGAGACCCCACAACCCTCAACCGCCTATATGGGCGGTCAAAGGGCAAGAAGCTGCGCGCGCACCAGCAGGAATTGATCGACAATCTGCTGCCGCAGATCGCTGTACCCGACGAAGGCCCCGTCACAGCCGAAAGCTTGTTCGGATATGAGCGGCCACTACATTTTGAAATCGGCTTCGGCGGCGGCGAACATATGGCCTATCGTGCCGACATGCTGCCAGACCATGGCTTTATCGGGTGCGAGCCCTTTGAAAATGGCGTGGCGCAAGCGCTGAGCCAGATCGAAAACTATAACGACTTTGGGCCACTGCCCAATATCCGCATTCATATGGGCGACGCACTTGAAGTGCTGGCGCGCATCCCCGATGGCGCACTCAGCTTTGTCTATCTGCTGCATCCCGACCCTTGGCCAAAGGCGAGGCACGCCAAACGTCGGATGATGAATGACGGGCCGGTCAAACTGATCGCCTCGAAATTGCGGCCCGGCGGAGAATTTCGCTTTGGCACCGATCATGCCATCTATCTGCGCCATGCACTGATGGTGATGCAAAGACATAGGCACCAGTTTGACTGGCTATGCGAAAAATCCACGGATTTCCTGGTCCGCCCAGGCGGCTGGCCGGAAACACGTTACGAAGCCAAGGCCCGAAACGTCTATGGCCATGAAGTCTGGTATTTCCGCTATCGCCGCAAAGAGTGA
- the metK gene encoding methionine adenosyltransferase translates to MRNSFLFTSESVSEGHPDKVADQISDTIVDLFLSKDPEARIACETLTTTQLVVLAGEIRCKGVYENGAWAPGAKEEIEAAVRATVKDIGYEQSGFHWESFRFENNLHGQSAHIAQGVDAGENKDEGAGDQGIMFGYASDETPDLMPATLDYSHKILERMAADRKSGAAPFLEPDAKSQVTLRYANERPVEATAIVVSTQHAPGYFWHGGEGDEAKYNQLRDYVKGVIADVLPAELLTANTVYHINPTGRFEIGGPDGDAGLTGRKIIVDTYGGAAPHGGGAFSGKDPTKVDRSAAYITRYLAKNIVAAGLARRCTIQLSYAIGVAEPLSVYVDLHGTGTVDEGKLEAAIPALVRLTPKGIRTHLGLNKPIYRKTAAYGHFGRQAGGDAFPWERTDLADKLKAALA, encoded by the coding sequence ATGCGTAACTCTTTCCTCTTTACCTCTGAATCCGTTTCCGAAGGCCATCCTGACAAGGTTGCCGACCAGATCAGTGACACGATTGTCGACCTCTTCCTCTCAAAAGATCCCGAAGCACGCATCGCCTGTGAAACGCTAACCACGACACAGCTTGTCGTCCTGGCCGGAGAAATCCGTTGCAAGGGCGTATACGAAAACGGCGCATGGGCCCCCGGCGCCAAGGAAGAAATCGAGGCCGCAGTGCGCGCCACGGTGAAGGATATCGGCTATGAACAGTCGGGCTTTCACTGGGAGAGTTTCCGCTTTGAAAACAATCTCCACGGCCAGTCGGCACATATTGCACAGGGCGTTGATGCTGGCGAAAATAAAGATGAGGGTGCAGGCGACCAGGGCATCATGTTCGGCTATGCGTCGGACGAAACCCCTGACCTGATGCCGGCGACGCTCGACTACAGCCACAAGATTCTTGAGCGCATGGCTGCCGATCGCAAGTCTGGAGCGGCACCGTTCCTCGAACCCGACGCGAAAAGCCAGGTCACGCTGCGCTATGCCAATGAACGCCCTGTAGAGGCGACCGCTATCGTGGTATCAACCCAGCATGCACCCGGCTATTTCTGGCACGGCGGCGAAGGCGATGAGGCAAAGTACAATCAGCTTCGCGATTATGTGAAGGGCGTGATTGCCGATGTGCTGCCTGCCGAATTGCTGACGGCAAACACGGTCTATCACATCAACCCGACCGGCCGTTTCGAAATCGGCGGTCCCGATGGCGATGCCGGTCTTACCGGCCGCAAGATCATCGTCGACACTTATGGCGGGGCAGCCCCGCATGGCGGCGGCGCATTCAGCGGCAAGGACCCGACCAAGGTTGACCGCTCGGCCGCTTATATAACCCGCTATCTGGCGAAGAATATCGTCGCCGCTGGCCTTGCCCGGCGTTGCACGATCCAGCTTTCCTATGCGATTGGCGTCGCCGAGCCGCTGTCGGTCTATGTCGACCTGCACGGCACCGGCACCGTTGACGAAGGCAAACTGGAGGCTGCGATCCCCGCGCTCGTGCGCCTGACGCCCAAGGGAATTCGCACCCATCTGGGCCTTAACAAGCCGATCTATCGCAAGACCGCCGCCTATGGCCATTTCGGTCGTCAGGCTGGAGGCGATGCCTTCCCTTGGGAACGCACCGACCTTGCCGACAAACTGAAGGCTGCGCTGGCGTAA
- the lnt gene encoding apolipoprotein N-acyltransferase, with protein sequence MNKALALVERRGGWALLVMGGISATGFAPLNLWPLTLLGLMLLMHLVARADSGRRAFWLGWLFGLGHFTIGNNWIATAFTYQANMPAWLGWLAVPLLALYLALYPGLAAWGAWRITKIAAPTQTSSAGTPFILAFAGCWIIAEWLRSWVFTGFAWNPIAAAWVDTLFAQFWLPTFGTYGFSGIFALAAGLLLMGFTAMRRGLRSGAPLQSGSVVGIGFIAIFALPLLGAALFPNLLLPAPKDAPPTSPTSLTIVQPNISQIDKYKPGYDAVNFQRLAESSLPQRPRPRLILWPEAAIPWRLEEGYPFRFYQFQPGESAAGARTMLSQLMNPADILLTGADRLEFDSKGQLVGARNSVHVMTGTGNLLGHYDKAHLVPFGEYLALRWLLEPLGATRLVPGTIDFWSGPGPRTLDLPFDGRRVKVGMQICYEMIFSGKVTDHANRPDFIFNPSNDAWFGHWGPPQHLAQARLRAIEEGLPVVRSTPTGISAVIDADGRIVKNLPPGIAGRIDAQLPLAKSPTLFASFGNILPLGFALLLLVCALLPLARTRLSR encoded by the coding sequence ATGAATAAAGCGCTGGCATTGGTAGAGCGACGGGGCGGCTGGGCGCTGCTGGTCATGGGCGGAATTTCGGCGACGGGGTTTGCACCGCTTAATCTCTGGCCGCTGACATTGCTCGGCCTCATGTTGCTGATGCATCTCGTTGCGCGTGCGGATAGTGGGCGACGTGCCTTCTGGCTGGGCTGGCTGTTCGGGCTGGGCCATTTCACCATCGGCAACAACTGGATCGCCACGGCCTTCACCTATCAGGCAAACATGCCCGCATGGCTTGGCTGGCTCGCTGTGCCATTACTGGCGCTGTATCTGGCGCTCTATCCCGGACTGGCAGCCTGGGGTGCGTGGCGGATCACGAAGATCGCGGCGCCTACACAGACTAGCTCCGCCGGAACGCCCTTCATCCTAGCTTTTGCAGGCTGCTGGATCATCGCCGAGTGGCTTCGCAGTTGGGTTTTTACCGGCTTCGCCTGGAACCCGATTGCCGCCGCATGGGTTGATACGCTGTTCGCGCAATTCTGGCTGCCGACGTTCGGCACTTACGGTTTCTCGGGCATTTTCGCTCTGGCCGCTGGCTTGTTGCTGATGGGCTTTACCGCAATGAGACGGGGTTTGCGTTCGGGCGCGCCGCTCCAATCGGGCAGTGTCGTCGGCATCGGCTTCATCGCGATTTTCGCGCTGCCGTTGCTCGGTGCAGCATTATTTCCAAACCTTTTGTTGCCCGCACCGAAAGACGCGCCGCCGACTTCGCCAACTTCGCTGACCATCGTGCAGCCGAACATTAGCCAGATCGACAAGTATAAGCCTGGCTATGACGCGGTGAATTTTCAGCGGCTTGCAGAAAGCAGCCTGCCGCAACGGCCGCGTCCGCGCCTCATTCTCTGGCCCGAAGCTGCCATCCCCTGGCGGTTGGAGGAAGGTTATCCTTTCCGCTTTTATCAGTTCCAGCCGGGCGAAAGCGCCGCCGGAGCGCGGACGATGTTGTCGCAATTGATGAACCCGGCCGACATTCTGCTGACCGGCGCTGACCGCCTGGAATTTGACAGCAAGGGCCAGCTCGTCGGCGCGCGCAACAGCGTGCATGTAATGACAGGCACCGGCAATTTGCTCGGTCATTATGACAAGGCTCATCTTGTCCCCTTTGGCGAATATCTAGCGCTGCGCTGGCTGCTTGAGCCGCTGGGTGCAACCCGGCTAGTGCCCGGCACGATCGACTTCTGGTCCGGTCCTGGGCCGCGCACGCTCGACCTGCCGTTCGACGGCAGGCGGGTGAAGGTCGGCATGCAGATCTGCTATGAAATGATCTTTTCGGGCAAGGTGACCGATCACGCCAACCGCCCCGATTTCATCTTCAATCCATCGAATGACGCATGGTTCGGCCATTGGGGCCCGCCGCAACATCTGGCGCAAGCGCGACTGCGTGCAATTGAGGAGGGACTGCCCGTCGTCCGTTCGACGCCGACTGGGATTAGTGCGGTGATCGATGCCGATGGCCGTATCGTCAAAAACCTGCCGCCGGGCATCGCCGGCCGGATCGACGCGCAGCTTCCCTTGGCAAAATCGCCGACACTATTCGCAAGCTTCGGCAATATCCTGCCGCTCGGCTTTGCATTGCTGTTGCTGGTCTGCGCGCTGTTGCCACTTGCGAGGACGCGCCTTTCGCGCTAG
- a CDS encoding VOC family protein: protein MSLRPFHLAFPVHDLAAARSFYGNLLGCREGRSSDHWIDFDLYGHQIVAHLDPAMEPRPVHNSVDGHDVPVPHFGIVLTMPQWEDLAGRLKAAGIAFGIEPHVRFKGQVGEQATMFFTDPSGNALEFKAFGDDSQIFAT from the coding sequence ATGAGCCTGCGCCCTTTTCATCTTGCCTTTCCCGTTCATGATCTGGCCGCTGCGCGCAGCTTTTACGGCAATTTGCTCGGCTGCCGCGAAGGGCGTTCATCCGATCACTGGATAGACTTCGACCTTTATGGCCACCAGATTGTGGCGCATCTTGACCCTGCCATGGAGCCGCGGCCGGTGCATAATTCGGTGGACGGCCATGATGTGCCGGTGCCGCATTTCGGGATTGTCCTGACAATGCCGCAATGGGAAGACTTGGCGGGGCGGCTGAAAGCGGCAGGCATTGCTTTCGGCATTGAGCCCCACGTCCGCTTCAAGGGGCAGGTTGGCGAACAGGCGACGATGTTCTTCACCGATCCCAGCGGAAACGCGCTCGAATTCAAGGCTTTTGGCGACGACAGCCAGATTTTCGCGACTTGA